A stretch of the Mesorhizobium sp. Pch-S genome encodes the following:
- a CDS encoding metallophosphoesterase family protein yields the protein MIKRVGRILGLRAGGARARLARLRLDMADTVVYAIGDVHGCLDELLALEDAIVRDAATLPGRKLIIMLGDYVDRGPASAQVLDHLAAHPPMGLERICLAGNHELAMLDYLDGRSSLAAWLRMGAESTLQSYGIDHRRLVEIFRDQQQVDDAIRRSISPAHFALLRSMPVLVETARYIFVHAGVRPEVPLDKQTDEDLVFIRSAFFERAHLLSRYVVHGHTPVEQAGREGMRVNLDTGAFFSGRLTALRIWQDKGRYLSNLTQED from the coding sequence ATGATCAAACGCGTCGGACGCATTCTTGGCCTGAGAGCAGGTGGCGCCCGGGCTCGCCTGGCGCGCCTGCGTCTCGATATGGCGGACACCGTCGTCTATGCGATCGGCGACGTGCATGGTTGCCTGGACGAGCTTCTGGCGCTGGAAGACGCCATCGTTCGCGACGCGGCGACGCTGCCGGGTCGCAAGCTGATCATCATGCTGGGGGATTATGTCGATCGTGGTCCCGCGTCTGCGCAGGTGCTCGACCATCTCGCAGCGCATCCGCCAATGGGCCTGGAGCGCATCTGCCTGGCCGGCAATCATGAGCTTGCCATGCTCGACTATCTCGACGGGCGGTCCAGTCTTGCCGCCTGGCTGCGCATGGGCGCGGAAAGCACGCTGCAGTCGTACGGCATCGATCATCGGAGGCTGGTCGAAATCTTTCGCGATCAGCAACAGGTCGACGATGCGATCCGCAGATCGATTTCGCCGGCTCATTTTGCGCTGCTGCGCTCGATGCCGGTTCTGGTCGAAACCGCGCGGTACATCTTTGTCCATGCCGGCGTGCGGCCTGAAGTTCCGCTGGACAAGCAGACGGACGAGGATCTCGTCTTCATCCGCTCGGCCTTCTTCGAGCGCGCGCACCTGCTTTCGCGTTATGTGGTGCACGGGCATACGCCGGTCGAGCAAGCCGGCCGCGAAGGCATGCGTGTCAATCTCGACACCGGCGCCTTCTTCAGCGGCCGGCTGACAGCCCTGCGCATCTGGCAGGACAAGGGGCGCTACCTCAGCAACTTGACCCAGGAAGACTGA
- a CDS encoding polysaccharide biosynthesis tyrosine autokinase — translation MNQGSYPLKPISSEDSSDFIDLDALLAAARRQARLVGLFGLIGLVLGVVYLVATPPQYTSGTRILLDDSLTRFAEDKPAPPAGPQADAMVSSEVEILKSSRLARAVVLAEKLQDNEAFLNPPRSPLSALKATVKSVAGFFSSRTEEDPGSIQDAKIGRAIGILQDGVHAERVGRSFVIDLSFTAPDPKLAGMIARAYANAYLSDHLDANFDATQRATVWLQGRLDELRENSQKAALEVEQFRAANGLTAARGELMSEQQLSDLNKQVILAQADTANALARYNQFKAIVDSGPENAVKNATIPQEKGASGSNSAAINEMKARYLNVSKREQDISSRFGQDHAQAVALRAEQANLTNQIYAELQRLTESYRNEYQVAKSREDSLRGNVGDLAGQNSQTGQAQVKLRDLEQKSQALNTLYQAFLARYEQAAQQRSFPIAEARVISTAGNPTSASSPRKTMVLGLSLVLGLFAGAAAGAIQEFRERFFRTGDDVRDALDLNFLGYLPAIGGRFADARPRTQPTDAQAANPSGPETVTPRILRVAINQPASSFAETLRNVKLASDVVLHRTNGKVIGFVSVLPREGKTTTAANFAGLLAANGARTLLIDADLRNPGLSRGLSLTPDKGLVEALVGEQRWQSACLVDRKTKLVILPAVVRRRLSHTSELISGPAMAALLEEARKSFDYVVVDLPPLGPVVDAKAFAPLADGFVLVAEWGATPRLLVRSALQADRQIAAKTLGVVLNRTDMKKLASYGMFGAAEQYLDRYASYYVEQTVTEPEPNRTEPA, via the coding sequence ATGAACCAGGGAAGTTATCCGTTGAAGCCCATATCCTCGGAAGATTCATCGGACTTCATTGATCTCGACGCCCTGCTGGCGGCAGCACGCCGGCAGGCCCGGCTGGTCGGCCTGTTCGGGCTGATCGGCCTGGTCCTCGGGGTCGTCTATCTCGTGGCGACACCGCCGCAATACACGTCGGGAACGCGTATCCTCCTTGATGACAGCCTGACCCGTTTCGCCGAAGACAAGCCAGCCCCACCGGCCGGTCCGCAGGCCGACGCGATGGTGTCATCCGAGGTCGAGATCCTCAAATCCAGCCGTCTCGCCCGCGCCGTGGTGCTGGCGGAAAAACTTCAGGACAACGAAGCTTTCCTCAACCCGCCACGATCGCCGCTCAGCGCGCTGAAAGCCACCGTCAAAAGCGTGGCAGGCTTCTTCTCGTCGCGCACCGAAGAAGACCCCGGCTCGATACAGGACGCCAAGATCGGTCGCGCCATCGGCATCCTGCAGGACGGAGTCCACGCCGAACGTGTCGGCCGCAGCTTCGTCATCGATCTGTCCTTCACCGCTCCCGATCCCAAGCTGGCAGGCATGATCGCGCGCGCCTATGCCAACGCCTATCTGTCCGATCATCTCGACGCCAATTTCGACGCCACCCAGCGCGCCACGGTATGGCTGCAGGGCCGTCTCGACGAACTGCGTGAAAATTCGCAGAAGGCAGCGCTCGAGGTCGAGCAATTCCGTGCGGCCAACGGGCTGACGGCCGCGCGTGGCGAACTGATGTCGGAACAGCAGCTGTCCGATCTCAACAAGCAGGTCATCCTGGCTCAGGCGGATACCGCCAATGCGCTTGCCCGCTACAACCAGTTCAAGGCGATCGTGGACAGCGGACCGGAAAATGCGGTCAAGAACGCCACCATTCCGCAGGAAAAAGGCGCCAGCGGCAGCAACAGTGCCGCCATCAACGAGATGAAGGCGCGCTATCTCAACGTCAGCAAGCGTGAACAGGACATCTCGAGCCGGTTCGGACAGGACCATGCGCAGGCGGTGGCGCTGCGCGCCGAGCAGGCCAACCTGACCAACCAGATCTATGCCGAGCTGCAACGGCTCACCGAAAGCTACCGCAACGAATACCAGGTCGCGAAATCGCGCGAGGATTCGCTGCGCGGCAATGTCGGCGATTTGGCCGGCCAGAACTCTCAGACAGGCCAAGCACAGGTGAAGCTGCGCGATCTCGAGCAGAAGTCGCAGGCCCTCAACACACTCTACCAGGCCTTCCTTGCCCGCTACGAGCAAGCCGCGCAGCAGCGTTCCTTCCCGATCGCCGAGGCCCGCGTCATCTCGACCGCCGGCAACCCGACCTCGGCGTCCAGCCCGCGCAAGACCATGGTACTCGGCCTTTCCCTGGTACTAGGCCTGTTCGCCGGCGCGGCAGCAGGCGCCATCCAGGAATTCCGCGAGCGCTTCTTCCGCACTGGCGACGACGTGCGCGACGCTCTCGACCTGAACTTCCTCGGCTATCTGCCGGCGATCGGCGGCCGTTTCGCCGACGCGCGGCCGCGAACGCAGCCGACCGATGCGCAAGCGGCGAATCCTTCCGGACCGGAAACCGTCACCCCTCGCATCCTCAGAGTGGCAATCAACCAACCGGCCTCTTCCTTCGCGGAGACCTTGCGCAACGTCAAACTGGCCAGCGACGTGGTCCTTCACCGGACCAATGGCAAGGTGATCGGCTTTGTCTCGGTGCTGCCACGCGAAGGCAAGACGACCACCGCAGCCAATTTCGCCGGGCTACTTGCCGCCAATGGCGCCCGTACCCTGTTGATCGACGCCGACTTGCGCAATCCGGGCCTCAGCCGCGGCCTGTCGCTCACACCCGACAAGGGCCTGGTCGAGGCATTGGTCGGCGAGCAGCGCTGGCAGAGCGCCTGTCTGGTCGACCGCAAGACCAAGCTCGTCATCCTTCCCGCCGTGGTACGCCGGCGCCTGTCGCACACCAGCGAACTCATCTCGGGTCCCGCCATGGCGGCATTGCTGGAAGAGGCGCGCAAGTCCTTCGACTATGTCGTTGTCGATTTGCCGCCACTCGGGCCCGTGGTCGATGCCAAGGCTTTTGCGCCGCTCGCCGACGGCTTCGTGCTGGTGGCCGAGTGGGGCGCCACGCCGCGCCTTCTCGTGCGTTCCGCTTTGCAGGCCGACCGCCAGATCGCGGCAAAGACCCTCGGTGTCGTCTTGAACCGCACGGACATGAAGAAGCTGGCGAGTTACGGCATGTTCGGCGCGGCCGAGCAGTATCTCGACCGCTATGCGTCCTACTATGTCGAGCAGACGGTGACGGAGCCTGAGCCAAACCGCACGGAGCCCGCTTGA